A stretch of DNA from Gottschalkia acidurici 9a:
ATAACATCTATAGTTGATGGGCCTATAAGTGCAGAAGTAATAAGTCTTAAGTCAGAAGAGATGGTACAAGAAGCTCTGGAACTTTCAAAAATCCACAAAAACGTGGTTATAAAAGTTCCGATGACGGATGAGGGATTAAAAGCTGTAAAGGTATTATCAAGTAAAAGTATAAAGACTAATGTTACATTAGTGTTTTCGGCTAACCAAGCTCTTTTAGCAGCTAAAGCTGGAGCAAGCTATGTAAGTCCATTCGTAGGAAGAATGGATGACATAGGAAATGAAGGAATTAATATAATAGAGGATATAATAACAATATTTGATATACATGGATTAGAAACAGAAGTAATATCGGCAAGTATAAGACACCCTATGCATGTTTTGGACTCAGCAAAAGCAGGTGCACATATATCTACAATACCATATAAAGTATTTAAGGATATGCTAAAACATCCAATGACTGACATAGGGATAGAAAAATTCTTAAAAGACTGGGAAGGTGCTAAGTAACTTAAAAGTTTACCTTTCAGATATCTTTTTAAGAAGAGATACTTAAGTCTTGAATATTTTAAATATTATTATTAACTAAAGACATAAAGAAGAAAGGAATGCTTAAATAGTATGGATAGAAATTTAGCTTTAAATATGGTCAGAGTAACTGAGGCAGCTGCATTAGCTTCTGCAAAGTATTTAGGAAGAGGAGATAAAATTGCAGCAGATCAAGCAGCAGTAGACGGAATGAGAAAAATGTTTGATACATTAAACATAGATGGAACAGTAGTAATAGGTGAAGGTGAAATGGATGAGGCTCCTATGCTTTATATAGGAGAGCAGATAGGAAAAGGTAGTGAGAATGGAATAAAAGTAGATATAGCAGTAGATCCTGTAGATGGAACTACTGCAGTTGCAAAAGGACTTTCAAATGCTATAGCAGTAGTGGCGATAGCACCTAAGGGATGCTTACTTCACGCACCAGATATGTATATGGATAAAATAGCAGTAGGACCAAAGGCAAAAGGATGTATAGATATAAATGCACCAGTAGAAGAAAATTTAAAAGCAGTTTCAAAAGCTCTTAAAAAGGATATATCAGAACTTACTGTAACTATATTAGATAGAGAAAGACATCAAGAAACTATAGATAGGATAAGAAAAGCAGGAGCAAGAATAAAGCTTTTTAATGATGGTGACGTGGCTACAGCTATAGCTACGTGTTTTGATGATTCAGGAGTAGATATTATGCTAGGAATAGGAGGAGCACCAGAAGGAGTTATAGCAGCAGCAGCACTTAAATGCATGGGCGGGGAGTTCCAAGGTAAATTAGTACCATATAATGATGAAGAACGTCAAAGATGCAAAGACATGGGAATTAGCGATGTTAATGAAGTATTAACTATGGAAGACTTAGTAAAAGGAAATGAAGTATTCTTTGCAGCAACTGGAATATCGGATGGAGACTTACTAAAAGGTGTAGTATACTTTGAGAACAATAAAGCTAAGACTCATTCTATGGTTACAAGAGCTGAGACTGGTACAGTTAGATTTGTAGAAGCGGTTCACAGATTAGATCAAAAACCTGAATACGCATATTAATATAACTAATCGGGGTAGTAAAATATTACTGCCCCTTACATATTCTATATACGTTGACTATAATAATTCTAAGTGGTAATATAAAATATAGTTATAGAAAAGTCCTGTCCTGACATGCTAATCTTATATAATTCCACAAAATTCGGAGGTGCAAACTCGATTGAATCGAAACGAACTAAGTAGTAAAAAATTAGATGACTTAAGAGAGATAGCTAAATCTATTGGTATAAAAAGCCATACTAAATATAGAAAAAGTGAATTAATAGATTTAATTTTAATGAATAAAGATAAAGAAGAAATTCAAAGTGAAGAAGAGAAAGAAGTAAAGGTAGAGGATGAAATTACATACAAAATTCCTCAAAAATTAACAGAAGAAATGGAATGTTCAGATGATATAAACACAGCAGAGGGAATACTAGAACTTATAGAAGGTGGTTATGGGTTCTTAAGGTGTGAAAATTATTTATCTGGAAGTGAAGATATATATGTATCTCCGTCTCAAATAAGAAGATTTAACTTAAGAACAGGAGACAAAATATTCGGAATAACTAGACCACCTAAAGCTGGAGAAAAATATAAAGCACTACTGTATG
This window harbors:
- the fsa gene encoding fructose-6-phosphate aldolase, with product MKLFIDTANIEEIKEINDWGVINGVTTNPSLIVKEGRDFVEVIKEITSIVDGPISAEVISLKSEEMVQEALELSKIHKNVVIKVPMTDEGLKAVKVLSSKSIKTNVTLVFSANQALLAAKAGASYVSPFVGRMDDIGNEGINIIEDIITIFDIHGLETEVISASIRHPMHVLDSAKAGAHISTIPYKVFKDMLKHPMTDIGIEKFLKDWEGAK
- the glpX gene encoding class II fructose-bisphosphatase yields the protein MDRNLALNMVRVTEAAALASAKYLGRGDKIAADQAAVDGMRKMFDTLNIDGTVVIGEGEMDEAPMLYIGEQIGKGSENGIKVDIAVDPVDGTTAVAKGLSNAIAVVAIAPKGCLLHAPDMYMDKIAVGPKAKGCIDINAPVEENLKAVSKALKKDISELTVTILDRERHQETIDRIRKAGARIKLFNDGDVATAIATCFDDSGVDIMLGIGGAPEGVIAAAALKCMGGEFQGKLVPYNDEERQRCKDMGISDVNEVLTMEDLVKGNEVFFAATGISDGDLLKGVVYFENNKAKTHSMVTRAETGTVRFVEAVHRLDQKPEYAY